Below is a genomic region from Medicago truncatula cultivar Jemalong A17 chromosome 3, MtrunA17r5.0-ANR, whole genome shotgun sequence.
AAAAAATGCCAAATCAACGCCACATAAGCaaatttgctgagttggatgggggatggatgttttttggaaaaaaaaagttttacgaggatgcaaatcaaaccgaaaattttacaggggcaAAAACCTAAATtggcctatattacaggggtgaaaagcactattaaccctaaaatcaataaatatctaCATGATGTATATATTTGAACTTATGTGTAAAAGTACTTTACAGTGTTGATGTATAATAATTAAAGTCAATATTTTGTAAAGTAAGGGTTCAAACATCggacactacaaaaaaaatcacCGTTCATCAAACAATGtacatgataaaaaattatgtagTAACTTCcttccaaaacaaaaattgtgtTGCAACTCAAATGTTTATCTTGTGTTGATTTCCTTATTCTATACCGTGTCCTAAATCAAATACTTAATTTTCatacttttctctttttaacaagccaaaataaaatttatttaccaTATAAAAGGTTCTTCCCATCATAAGAAGTGTTTGAGAACTTTAAGCATAGTCATACAAAgagtataaaaataaaactacctAAATACAATTCAATCATTAAAAAGACCAATTtcataacaataaaaattattacctCAAAACCACGTATACTTCTCCCACAAAGAGGAAGATCTTGTTCTCATactttcttgttcttgttcttttgttgtttccttCTAAACATGCATGAGAAAACATATGAGATGCCATATAATTATATTCTAACAAATTTAATCcgtataaaatatatgaaaaaacatATGAGATGTCATATCAACCCAATTCGATAGCTTTCTATATAAAATATAGAATAAgaatacaaaattacaaatggGAACAAACATTGTCACGATGAAAcagagaagattttttttttttttttttgataaaagacTTTGTTGTAATTTGAGCGAGGTGTTATTCATGTGTTGCATGTGATaggaaattaaaaattaaaggatACTATAAATCCACATCACTAATTTAGtgaataaaaacttttttttttcctatcaaGATACCCTTGTACATAAATTTTCGaggtacaaaacaaaatttCGTATAGCATCAATTGATCGATACCTAATGACAACTAATaagaatatgaaaatataaaaatttgttaaatatatttttatattaaaagtcacaattaaattccttcaaaaagtgaaaattaaattaattaatactatatatCCTTTTCCTTgaccaaaaactaaaataaaatagtatacCCTTTTCTTACtagttttctatttattttatgaacttACCCTTCTTCCCTTCACACTAAATAGGAAAATGTATAGTTGatagaaaaacatattttttttagtaaaaaaaaacatttttttattgtttgcgacattttttttatgactaAGTTATTGGTACGAAATTTTTATAACAGTTTTTTTCTGACAATTTTTTAGGAGTAAATTTGGTTCCCCCCACGTAAGTGAGATTAAACCTCTAATAACTTTTTTAAGAGAACATACCACAATTGGTAATAATAATTGCAACATTAACACCATCCAattattgttataaaaaaaatcaaaattatagattcattcattaaatgatgtatatgatgtATAAAAAAGACtatatacattattaatttaatgaacctcaaatattgatttttacttataataatgaccgatataaatatcattaattgCTCATCTCTTTGATAGAGCGTGCATCGAATATGGTTTTCTCCCGTTAAAGGagcttgtttttttattttttgttacaaaaaaggAACTTGTTAGCAACCagtctattttttattatttttttattttgtgaaaattattccattaaataaataaataaattcccttcaaaaaaaaaaattaaataaataaataaattatttttaacttttatttttgacagaactgtttttactatttattcatttttctatTTGGCCAAGacaattttgataattgttttaTGTTGGGTCGGTAGcgtcattatttttttacaccttttatttcttgacatttttatcttttcaatcATAACACTTATTGTGCTTTGattatcctttttgttttttttttaaggaactcttctaataaattttgttgtattattagttctatttaaatttattaacttCTGATATCATTTTTTGAGATAGGAATTATATATGACTATGTTTGATAACACAAAAAAGATAGCTTATAACTTGTTGGACTATcttataagcttgtttgatGAAAACgtgatgtgtttggtaacaaacttttctcacgagcttatagttttttttaagaaattatttcaaatagctttttagcttatagctgatagcttttcacattttctttcatttataccctttaatattattttttattgaaaaaactaCCCACGATAAAGAAAAAACTTCCCACATTATGTTAATGTTTTTTACGGTTGCCTTATAAATTGCTttctatttgaatttttatttattgttcgGTTGGAAATtaggttattttattttttattttttatacggTCTCATGTTGCCATCTATTtgaatcttttatttatttttttagatggtTCAAAATGTCGTTCTTAGAATCTTATATTTTGGGCAACCAGCCCCTTACACTATCCATATATACCACTCatgttgtagtttttttttttatatattttctttgttcactttttttttacgttgcttttaattcaaataataatatatataatatataattttaaacaaaatctaCAATAAATAGTGAAGTTATTTTAGgtaaatacaaaatattaattgaattcataaaacacatttatcattttagagatgaaattaatttgaaatgaatttaaatacttaaaaaagaattgaaaaagtaaaaaaattatgtataaaatttattaaaaaaataaataaacaaacatgtcattttatattaatcAGTCACTTCAAcaattaattttaccaaacacattatttttaataaacgagtttttcagctataagctatctgCTATCAGTCATCATtcatcagctagcttataacttatttttaccaaacataacctatatatatatatatatatatatatatatatttttttttttatttttaaaaagagagataaatataaactttttttaagacAAGATTAAAAAGACATAAAAAAGAGTGGCTCACAACTAAGTAGGTATCCTACTCTAATATTTTGTCAAATgctcataaatatttttaaaagggttttgctagaagacacattttatgaaggtgtcttttagcaagttatctTATAGacatttgctaaaagacaccaactaatttttatgaaggtgtcttttagcaagttataactaaaaaagtGGATaatcacaccttgaggtgtAAGTTGCTAAAAAACACCTTCATGGATGACTTCTATCAAAACCTCATTTTataaagaattaatttttttaaataatgtaaTATGGGGCGTTACGATATGGAAAATataaccttattttttttaaatagaataatCAATCTTTAACTATTctttttcatataatatatttgacctcttaaaaaatttgatgaaaaaaataaatagcaaTTAAGCTCATTGTTAAGATCAAAGCGCACTTAGATGAGATAACACAATTCTCTACCAACTTAATTAAGCTTTTAAGTTTGAATTCAGTTTTGAGTATACGTTAGCGTTGAAACTCTTAAAGAGAGTTTGAGTCCTACAAAGTTGAAGGTATTAGTCTCCTCAATTAGGATTGGAGGATAacccattttaaaaaaaaaaaaccattgatAGTATTGGTAGTTGTAGTATAATAAAGGGCATATAAAGATTGCACACGTTGAAGAAagaaactaattaaaaaaaaaaaaagacaaattgaCACTCATGTGCAATGCTTCATACATTAttataaagagaaatgatatatgtacattCACATtctgacaactttttgacaactttctctctcatactcacattatcctcttattctctctcttcctttttctctctccattgtttttaaccaatgaaaagagagaaaaaagaagttgtaaccaaaagttgtatgaaatggttgttcaaatatcactactctattaTAGAACAGTTGTTAAATAgagtaattgcattgattaaacattttcataattaacaaaATACCCGTTTgccatttatattaattttttaattttgagtcaaatcaaaattgaatttatACCAATTATGGCCATCTATGACAAAATATATACCTCTCCAACCACAAGCCAATAACACATGTCAAAACCTcaaagagatagagagagtaAAATGGGTTTTGAAATGAGGGTATATGGTTGGATTGCAATTGCCATTTCTATTGCAATTTGTCTCTGTCCATGCCTCTCTTTAGAAGAAACTAATGGAGAAAGGTGCAATTTATATGAAGGGACTTGGGTGTATGATGAATCCTACCCTCTTTACGATTCTTCAACATGTCCTCATATTCGTTTGGAGTATGATTGTTTGAAATATGGTCGTGTTGATAAAGAATACCTCAAATATAGATGGAAACCAAGCACTTGTGACTTACCAAGGTACACATTCATTAAACTTTATATGTTCTTTTTTACCCCTTGATTTTCCATGTGTGTGTTATTGAAATGATAATGTAATTGATTGTGATTTTCTGCATATCAATGgatgtttatgtgttttttgttttggtttttttttttttttattaaatggaTGAGTATATTTGTTGTCAACATAACATGTGATTATATGCTTGTAGCCTTGTCAGAATGAGTGTCGTGTTTCATACGActtttgcatattttatgcttAGAAATAGTACAGTTAGGAGAAGATCCCAATCATTTGCACACAAAAGTTGTTTCAAAAAGAGGCTGTGTAACCCATTTGGCTGGTCTTGTAGTTGGCTTGAGATCTTGGAGTTTCCTTTTTTAAAAGTCTCATGTTTAATTCTCTCCGATATCAATTTCTATGGACTAAGTCCACACAGAGCAAGACAGAGTTTGCTCTGGTTTTAAACAGGCTCCCCGCAAAtggacggtgggattggtcccctcaaATTAGTCGTCCTTGTATCGGATACtgagtttaaaaaataatagaggctgtgtatttcaattttttaatgtagttttaatatataaaacgACTAACTCGATATTTTTGTCTTAAGaaatgtatttggtctaaaaaaatatatttgtgcatataattaatattaattatatttttaattaataaaaataaatactattAAAATCAGAaaactcttttttgttttatcataacttttcttaatatgttTAAAATAGTCAACGAtaattcttagtttttttttttttttttgaaacaacaataattcTTAGTATTGTGAGTGTGAgagaatatttaatattttcactCATGTACTTTTTGAGGGTCAATTCTACTCAGGCCTACCATGCCTAAttaatttaagattttttttttatcatatttattacttttagatattacaaaagataatttttaaTCCTACCAAAAAAATGTCGATTTCTGTTTGTTTATTGTTAGAGAACTTATTTGTTTACATTCCATGTATTCAAAGTTGTTTTtctaagtcttttttttttttaaagtttatttactaaaataatttgaatcaaaacgGGGCTTCTTTTTTGCACTAacagaaatatatattattatttatttatgagaaGGCACTatgccataaaaataaaaaataaaataaaaaaataaaaacatgtattTGGAACCATACTTTGAAACTGCCAATGAGAGTGATAAAAGTTACCTTCATTTTGACTCGGGCTAGGAAcaagtaataataatttgtgGATCTAACATTCTAAAAATAGATCTCacattaaataatgaaattcaTACAGATTTTACTATGCTACAAAGTTCAAAATCTGAGCATGAGTTAGAAATCGAATTATTTTAgttaggggtcaaaatcgcaacttcttaaaatatagtgggccaaaactgctattaaatctattccaaaactattttttttcttgaagtaGGTTAGTAGGTataattcacctttttcaagaTGACTAATTGATATGtttagggttcgaaccccaccactgcatataacaatgcatatttttgtcaactgagttatgctcacggagACATTTTTGCAAACTTTATCTATGCtcaaatgcaaataaaaaaggGTTTTTTTAGGCATCCAAATTAAGTTTAGAGATGAGAAAAGTTCCTTCTATACATTAAGCAACGTAAATAGCCTTGTTTCCAATCTTTATTGGCTGAATTTAATTAGTTTTCTACATcacataaatattaatatttgtataaaaaaaattatactaacaATAAAGACAACAAAGTCTTCGAAAAGTGAACATATGATATAAGATCCAATCATTTCTAGTAGGACATGCCACAAGTAGTTGCCACGATACCATTCTTATTCTAATAATCCAAAACCTATCTGTGTTTGCACAGTCCACATGTGATAGCAAGTTTGTTTTTGGGGTTGGATTGGTGGATATAGTATGTACAACATGTgaattcttttaataaaaagaaaatggcaTCATTCTTGGTCAAGGAAAATGAGTTTTTAAGAAAGGAAATGGCATCATTCATGTGAGTACTTTACAATATTAATCCGTGAGTTGTATGAATTGGTTTCATATCCTTCACATTATGATTTGACATTCATttttaaacattaattaattaaattattaggTGTGACCAACGGTCTTAATTTCTTCATACAATAATCACTTCCCAAAAATGCAATATGATCTGTTGGGTGAGGAACTAATGAAGGCAACAATGGCCGAAAGTCTTTTGATACGATGGCGATGAGTCTTCATATCAGGACGAAAGGTGCATGCACGCATGTTAGCACTCCAACGTTTAAGTCAGTATTCAAAATGAGATGAAATGTGTGAGAAAAGTGAATCGTATCTTGGGGGTGAAGCTAAGTCACCCTTATAACAGTCTCTATGAGATGTGGTGCCTGATGAGGAGGCCGTTGGAGGACACGTGTGCGGTGCCTGATGTCTGAGGGCGTACTCCAGTGGGGTAAGGTATGGTGTATCCCTTCAGACGATGCGTCTTAGTCTGGTGGATGTTTGGTTCACGTGTCAATGTTGATTTGGCTTTCTAGCCAGAAGagagtagagagagagagaaaaaaaatagcttTACCATATTAGGGAAAAGActgtattatgtttttttttttttttttgacaagactgtattatgttgttgttgcgtgtatttttctatttgctataattttgaaagttttaatatgtgtgagtTTGATTGGTTATTTTACTGAAAATTGTCTCAAGGGTATATTGAAAAAGTTGTACACACcaaatttgaaattgtttttgtcTTTTTGGTGTTCTCTtttagtaataaaataaaaatataatggtCTTTGCAGATTTGATGGACAAAGTTTCTTAACAAAATTGAAGGGAAAACAAATCATGTTTATTGGAGATTCAGTGAGTCTAAACCAATGGCAGTCACTTATATGCTTGCTTCATTCTGCTGTACCTAAAGCTAATATAATACAACAGGGTGGTGATCCCATTACCAATTACACCTTCAAGGTGAGTGAGATATTTGATCACAAACCATCTTtcaaaattgttacaaaaaaattgtatttttttgttacaatttcaaTTACTTTTGCAGGATTATGGAGTTTCAGTTATTGTCTACCATAGTACATATTTGGTTGACATTGAAGGGGAAAAGATTGGTAGAGTATTGAAACTTGATTCCATTAAAAGTGGAAACTTATGGAAACAAATGGATGTATTGGTTTTCAACACTTGGCTTTGGTGGTACCGCAGTGGACCCAGGCAACCGTATGaattcttaaaacccatttatttatttatttttgttaaattaaacaaaactcgtgttttttttttctgattcaaattttgatccatgtatataacaatgcattgtctATCCTAAACGTGGAAATAGGTCAGGCCATCGAGACCTATGGTCCGGTCTAGTTAAAGCACGACTCTGCCTAACTTGTCTATTAAATATATAGGTTAAGCTCaagctttttaaaaagttcATTAATTTAAATAGGTTAGACTAAGGCTTATAGAAAAGTCTACTAAGCCTATCAGGCCGACCTCTATGAAATGGATGTGCTAGGTCTACACATGTATATTCTAATAAAGTGGTGGAAAAATGGATGTACATGCTTCAGAAAATTTTATTGACCTATTTGCctattaataaatatatgattgttagcctttttataaataggtcaaatgttatatttaaaattaatacaaattaGGTTTTTAGACAAGTTAATAGGTCATCCTGAACTTTTAAAAATGTCAGATCAAACTTAGAATAAAGCCTTTAACAGGCTAGTAAGAAAAACTTAGGAGGTTATTAgattaagattttaaaggacaatttttgtttaaaaaagtctttaggattttaaaagactttgcaggattttgatgactttgatgattttaaaagactattaaggatttaaatggatttaattcataagatttgaaatgattttatgaatttcaagAGATTTCAACAGACAGAAGGGGGGAGAGAATgagagatagtaaaatcttaaaagaaaaaacaatcctaagaaatctcatgttttcatgaaagactttttcatgctaaaatttcactagaaaatcccacaaaatccatcaaaatctgattaagagtcttgattgaataccacaaaactttttttaaatgacaatgagtcttgattgaataacacaaaactttttttaaatgacaatggatcttgattgaataacacaagacttttttcaattggaaagagtcttgattgaataccacaaaactttttcatgataattttttttttatatccctTAAAATCATGATACAATACACCCCCccttagattttagtttatccAAGTAGGCTTGACCTATTTAAGCAAAGTCCGACTCGATCTGGGCTACTCTCACCCCTAATTTCTACCAACTAAGTTACGCTTAGAAGCTCAAAACTCATTTACGTgatcaaaattttaataaattttagagattattttaaaatttcgttAATCACATGGAGCAAATTTGTGATTTACTACAAAGGGTAATTCTCAACAAGAGCTAACGAGTAATGTTTAACTTTTTATTGCAGTTGGGATTATATTCAAATTGGTGACAAAATAGTGAAAGACATGGATCGTATGGAAGCTTTTCGAACTGGTTTGACAACTTGGGCTAACTGGGTTAATAAAGAGGTTGATACAAGCAAAACCAAAGTTCTTTTTCAAGGAATTTCTCCTATGCACTACAAGTGAGTTTAACAAATTCATCATActtattaattttcttattgAAACTAAGATTGTGCTTTTGTTATTCTATATCAAATTGTACAAATTAGCATGACACATTTATTTATGGTCCTAatgtctttaattatttttatttgtgcaTATAAAAATAGTGGGACACAATGGAATGAGCCAGGAGTGACAAACTGTGCAAAAGAGACAACACCAATAGATGGAACATCATCCTCACAAGGATTGCCACCAGCATCATATGTATTGCAAAGTGTGTTGCAAAAAGTAACCAAACCAATTGAGTTTCTGAACATTACAGCTCTCTCAGAATTGAGAAAAGATGGACATCCTAGTTCTCATAATGGCTTCCATGGCATGGATTGTACACATTGGTGTGTAGCTGGGGTACCAGATACTTGGAATGAGCTTTTGTATGCATCAATCAGTGAATAATTAGAATTATGTGATTAGCAATATTGGTTTATGTGGATGTTACATTTTGATTAAACtatgagaaaaatttattacaaataaTCGCATATACAAATTAGTTTTATCAAAACTG
It encodes:
- the LOC11422317 gene encoding protein trichome birefringence-like 38; protein product: MSKPQRDRESKMGFEMRVYGWIAIAISIAICLCPCLSLEETNGERCNLYEGTWVYDESYPLYDSSTCPHIRLEYDCLKYGRVDKEYLKYRWKPSTCDLPRFDGQSFLTKLKGKQIMFIGDSVSLNQWQSLICLLHSAVPKANIIQQGGDPITNYTFKDYGVSVIVYHSTYLVDIEGEKIGRVLKLDSIKSGNLWKQMDVLVFNTWLWWYRSGPRQPWDYIQIGDKIVKDMDRMEAFRTGLTTWANWVNKEVDTSKTKVLFQGISPMHYNGTQWNEPGVTNCAKETTPIDGTSSSQGLPPASYVLQSVLQKVTKPIEFLNITALSELRKDGHPSSHNGFHGMDCTHWCVAGVPDTWNELLYASISE